One window of bacterium genomic DNA carries:
- a CDS encoding PhoH family protein produces MPDEKKVFDLDTNVLIQDPEAVEKFGDNDVLVHICVIQELDKLKSDQRDRNAQSKSRQASNNIAKYGDAASLQKGVPKQGGGRLYVDIEPIKFAEHPIALEESNDSRIILAGYRWQKKHGRPVVVKSNDLNVRIIASAIGLETEAYTFQKSSSATDESFTGIMTLPLIREGAYDIFRQLHEQESVPVEKVFEALEQPPENLYPNHCCYLVRPTGQTLLAIYKKADGVFRYVPKPTPKGTERGICPINNEQAFACALLEDPQILIVTLKGATGSGKTLLPLVAGYEQLEELYDQLVIYRPTFELGNQLGFLPGDISEKFGPWTLPILDNFDLMLEKRRGVSACQQNSKWKKSDRDTETKAALTSMGDFIRAGLLRITPINYEQGRTIHKSFVLADEVQNIDHADTKILIARMGEGTKIVLVGDVHQIVNPYCHPTSNGLWDTIEAFRGQEVYGHITLVKTERSLLAELADQLL; encoded by the coding sequence AGGCCGTAGAGAAATTCGGGGATAACGATGTGCTCGTGCATATCTGCGTCATTCAGGAACTTGATAAACTCAAGAGCGATCAACGCGACAGGAATGCGCAGAGTAAGTCAAGACAGGCCTCCAACAACATTGCCAAATACGGGGATGCGGCTTCTCTCCAAAAGGGAGTGCCGAAACAAGGCGGTGGCAGACTCTATGTGGATATTGAGCCGATCAAGTTCGCAGAACACCCCATTGCGCTGGAAGAGAGCAACGATAGCAGGATCATACTCGCCGGATATCGTTGGCAAAAAAAACACGGTCGGCCTGTCGTGGTCAAAAGTAACGACCTTAACGTACGAATCATTGCGAGCGCCATCGGCCTTGAAACCGAAGCATATACCTTCCAGAAAAGCTCTTCGGCGACTGACGAGTCTTTCACGGGAATCATGACCCTTCCCCTCATTCGGGAAGGAGCATACGATATTTTCCGGCAGCTCCATGAACAAGAATCGGTCCCTGTCGAAAAAGTGTTTGAAGCCCTGGAGCAGCCTCCGGAGAACCTATATCCCAATCACTGTTGCTACTTGGTGCGCCCGACCGGTCAGACTCTTTTGGCAATTTATAAAAAGGCGGACGGGGTATTCCGCTATGTTCCAAAACCTACTCCGAAGGGAACAGAACGGGGCATCTGCCCCATTAATAATGAACAGGCATTCGCATGCGCCCTCCTCGAAGATCCCCAGATACTCATTGTGACCCTGAAGGGGGCGACCGGCAGTGGGAAGACCCTTTTGCCGCTCGTTGCCGGATACGAACAGCTCGAGGAATTGTACGATCAGCTGGTTATCTATCGTCCGACATTCGAGCTTGGGAATCAGCTTGGATTTCTTCCCGGCGACATCTCTGAAAAGTTTGGCCCATGGACGCTTCCCATCCTCGACAACTTTGACTTAATGCTCGAAAAACGAAGAGGGGTCTCTGCGTGTCAACAAAATTCAAAATGGAAAAAGTCCGACAGAGATACGGAAACCAAAGCGGCTCTTACCAGCATGGGCGATTTCATCCGGGCGGGACTGCTTCGTATTACTCCTATAAATTACGAGCAGGGACGCACCATCCACAAGAGCTTCGTGCTCGCAGATGAGGTGCAGAACATCGACCACGCGGACACGAAGATTCTCATTGCCCGCATGGGCGAAGGCACCAAGATTGTGCTTGTCGGCGACGTACATCAGATCGTCAATCCGTACTGCCACCCCACATCGAATGGGTTGTGGGATACCATTGAAGCGTTCAGGGGGCAAGAGGTATATGGGCACATCACCCTTGTGAAAACCGAGCGCTCACTGCTGGCAGAGCTTGCCGACCAACTTCTGTGA